From Anopheles darlingi chromosome 2, idAnoDarlMG_H_01, whole genome shotgun sequence, the proteins below share one genomic window:
- the LOC125958840 gene encoding NADH dehydrogenase [ubiquinone] flavoprotein 1, mitochondrial, producing MANALVRVNCLAKPQLAALVPSAIRSSAVGAAVCNNKQQVRRQSAQASAPPPQTRTKFGGLADQDRIFTNLYGRHDWRLKGALKRGDWYKTKEILLKGTDWILNEIKVSGLRGRGGAGFPTGMKWSFMNKPSDGRPKYLVVNADEGEPGTCKDREIMRHDPHKLIEGCLIAGKAMGARAAYIYIRGEFYNEASNMQLAIAEAYQAGLIGKNACGSGYDFDVFMHRGAGAYICGEETALIESLEGKQGKPRLKPPFPADVGVFGCPTTVSNVETVAVAPTICRRGGVWFAGFGRTRNSGTKLFNISGHVNTPCTVEEEMSIPLKELIERHAGGIRGGWDNLLGIIPGGSSTPVIPKSVCEDVLMDFDGLVQAQTSLGTAAIIVMDKSTDIIKAISRLIMFYKHESCGQCTPCREGIAWMNKIMHRFVAGNARPSEIDMLWEISKQIEGHTICALGDGAAWPVQGLIRHFRPEIESRMKQYEQKQAAAGNH from the exons ATGGCAAACGCACTTGTGCGTGTCAACTGCCTGGCAAAGCCGCAGCTGG CGGCTTTGGTGCCATCGGCGATTCGCAGTTCGGCGGTCGGTGCGGCGGTTTgtaacaacaagcagcaggtACGTCGCCAGTCGGCTCAGgcatcggcaccaccgccCCAGACGAGGACCAAGTTCGGAGGACTCGCCGATCAGGACCGCATCTTCACCAATCTGTACGGTCGCCACGATTGGCGTCTGAAGGGAGCTCTGAAACGGGGTGACTGGTACAAAACGAAGGAAATCCTGCTGAAAGGCACAGACTGGATACTGA ATGAAATCAAGGTATCCGGTCTGCGTGGTCGCGGTGGTGCCGGATTTCCCACCGGTATGAAGTGGTCGTTCATGAACAAACCATCGGATGGTCGTCCGAAGTATTTGGTCGTGAACGCGGACGAAGGAGAGCCGGGCACGTGCAAGGATCGCGAGATTATGCGACACGATCCGCATAAGCTGATTGAAGGATGTCTGATCGCTGGCAAGGCGATGGGTGCGCGTGCCGCGTACATTTACATCCGGGGCGAGTTCTACAACGAAGCCTCCAACAtgcagctggccatcgccGAAGCGTACCAGGCCGGGCTGATCGGCAAGAATGCTTGCGGATCGGGCTACGATTTCGATGTGTTTATGCATCGGGGCGCCGGCGCTTACATTTGTGGCGAGGAGACGGCACTCATCGAGTCGCTGGAGGGTAAGCAGGGCAAGCCCCGCCTGAAGCCTCCATTCCCGGCCGATGTCGGTGTGTTCGGTTGTCCGACGACTGTCTCGAACGTGGAGACGGTGGCAGTCGCACCGACGATCTGTCGCCGGGGAGGCGTCTGGTTTGCTGGTTTCGGCCGCACCCGTAACTCCGGTACGAAGCTGTTCAACATTTCCGGCCACGTCAACACTCCGTGCACGGTCGAGGAGGAAATGTCCATTCCGTTGAAGGAGCTGATCGAACGGCATGCCGGTGGTATCCGGGGCGGATGGGATAATCTGCTGGGAATCATTCCTGGTGGTTCGTCGACACCCGTCATCCCGAAGTCGGTGTGCGAGGACGTGCTGATGGATTTTGATGGGCTGGTGCAGGCCCAAACGTCGCTCGGTACCGCCGCCATTATCGTGATGGATAAATCGACGGACATCATCAAGGCCATTTCGCGTTTGATTATGTTCTACAAGCACGAAAGCTGCGGCCAGTGTACGCCTTGCCGCGAAGGTATCGCTTGGATGAACAAAATCATGCACCGCTTTGTGGCCGGTAACGCGCGACCGTCCGAGATCGACATGCTGTGGGAGATCTCCAAGCAGATCGAAGGTCACACTATATGTGCGTTGGGTGATGGCGCCGCTTGGCCAGTTCAAG GTCTCATCCGACACTTCCGCCCGGAAATCGAATCAAGAATGAAGCAGTATGAACAGAAACAGGCAGCCGCAGGTAATCATTAG
- the LOC125959984 gene encoding succinate--hydroxymethylglutarate CoA-transferase, with amino-acid sequence MVSGFVVGLWSRFRTIGTTHGKRVRRRCFSTHTGDGGGQFPLEGIKVLDLTRIVAGPYCTMVLGDLGAEVYKIERPFVGDESRKWGPPFLRNSSDSVYFMAANRNKKSVCVNLKTGREVIYELARKCDVLVENYVPGKLDELGLGYKTLRTIAPSLIYCSITGFGSVGPYRSKPGYDVIASSIGGLLHITGSEDGPPAKVGIAITDIATGLYAHGAILAALLQRYRTGRGQKIDVNLLSTQVACLINVASNYLNANKEAKRWGTAHESIVPYEAFQTRTGYITIGCGSDAQFVDLCRLLGVQELAQDVRFANNRARVEHRRELVELLATILKGKSSAEWMELFETASFPVGPINSMKEVFDNRHVKAIGLVQTVAHPTAGEVKLVGPPVAYSEARNEIVSVPPLLGEHTDEVLRGLLGYGDEQMKHLRESKIIQ; translated from the coding sequence ATGGTCTCCGGATTTGTGGTCGGTTTGTGGTCTCGATTCCGCACGATCGGCACGACGCATGGCAAACGGGTTCGTCGACGGTGTTTTAGCACCcacaccggtgacggtggcggccagTTTCCGCTCGAGGGCATCAAAGTTCTCGATCTAACGCGGATCGTCGCCGGACCCTACTGCACGATGGTGCTGGGAGATCTCGGTGCGGAGGTGTACAAAATCGAACGTCCGTTCGTGGGTGACGAATCGCGGAAGTGGGGTCCCCCGTTCCTGCGCAACTCTAGCGATTCCGTGTACTTTATGGCCGCGAACCGCAACAAAAAGAGCGTCTGCGTCAATCTGAAGACGGGCCGCGAGGTGATCTATGAGCTGGCCCGCAAATGTGACGTACTGGTGGAGAACTATGTGCCCGGGAAGTTGGATGAGCTTGGCTTGGGCTACAAAACGTTGCGCACGATCGCCCCGTCGCTGATCTATTGCTCCATCACGGGCTTTGGTTCGGTGGGACCATATCGCAGCAAACCAGGCTACGATGTGATTGCAAGCTCGATCGGTGGACTGCTCCACATCACTGGCAGTGAAGATGGACCGCCTGCTAAGGTGGGAATAGCGATCACCGATATTGCGACCGGCCTGTACGCTCACGGTGCCATCCTAGCTGCCCTGTTGCAACGCTATCGCACCGGCAGGGGTCAAAAAATTGACGTAAACCTCCTGTCGACGCAAGTGGCCTGTTTAATCAATGTGGCCAGCAACTATCTGAACGCGAACAAGGAAGCCAAGCGCTGGGGAACCGCCCATGAGAGTATCGTCCCGTACGAAGCTTTCCAGACCCGAACTGGCTATATTACGATCGGTTGTGGCAGTGACGCTCAATTCGTTGATCTGTGCCGCTTGCTAGGTGTGCAGGAGCTGGCGCAGGATGTGCGGTTCGCCAACAATCGGGCTCGTGTGGAGCACCGGAGAGAGCTGGTTGAGCTGCTGGCGACCATTTTGAAAGGCAAATCGTCCGCCGAATGGATGGAACTGTTCGAAACGGCATCCTTTCCAGTGGGACCGATCAATAGCATGAAGGAGGTGTTTGATAACCGTCACGTGAAGGCGATTGGACTGGTGCAGACGGTGGCCCATCCTACGGCCGGTGAAGTGAAGCTAGTAGGACCACCGGTTGCGTA
- the LOC125952681 gene encoding zinc finger CCCH domain-containing protein 11B-like, translated as MAHPPFMDLPRNLHDCYFFYYSTCKKGTSCEYRHEPAALGHEKTCKMWAEGKCYNRTCTMRHMKIQSPRSATPCFWEDQPGGCRKPHCVFQHKNARPNQPTTSNVGVPVQPAPAPNAAPTAHLMHSSSPAVLLDYNYTILPRII; from the coding sequence atggccCATCCTCCATTCATGGATCTACCGAGGAACCTGCACGACTGctacttcttctactactcGACATGTAAGAAGGGCACCAGCTGCGAGTACCGCCACGAGCCAGCGGCCCTCGGGCACGAGAAGACGTGCAAGATGTGGGCGGAAGGCAAGTGCTACAACCGCACGTGCACGATGCGCCACATGAAGATCCAGAGTCCGCGCTCGGCCACGCCGTGCTTCTGGGAGGATCAGCCGGGTGGCTGCCGCAAGCCGCACTGCGTGTTCCAGCATAAGAACGCGCGGCCGAACCAACCGACAACGAGCAACGTGGGTGTGCCGGTACAGCCGGCACCCGCCCCCAATGCCGCCCCGACTGCCCATTTGATGCACTCGAGTTCGCCTGCCGTTCTCCTGGACTACAACTACACCATTTTGCCGAGAATCATCTAA